Below is a genomic region from Oreochromis niloticus isolate F11D_XX linkage group LG13, O_niloticus_UMD_NMBU, whole genome shotgun sequence.
TGCAGGAAGGACTGACAGCAGTGCAGCAGGTAAAACAATGGCAGTTTGACATCGTGGAGACCCTGCAGAGGCTCGAGAAACTGAGGAAGGTGGGAGTACTGTCGCCTGCTAACAACTCAGGGGAGGAGTGAACAGTGCAGCTGTGCATCTGTGCAAGGATCACCTCAGTTTACATTGCAACTGAGTGGTTACAGTTCTGCGCATTTAACTAAAAGCCAACAGATATCCCGGGATTGTTGAGGCTCTCAGTGAGCTAAAATCCACCTGGTTGATGATCCACCCTTGACTCATATTGTATATTATTTCTATATCACTTTCTATGAGTATCTGCCTCAGGTtctctctatataaatatattctgTACTTCTATGTAGTGCTGTGTAAATGATATTTGCATCTGTGTTTCCAGGACGTTACTGTAAAACCTCTAAATCAGTCTGAAAATATCAGTTGGGAATTAACACTAACATTAAAAAGTATCTGCTtatttaaaacagaaagaaagcaacTCACGAGTGAAGAAACAAAGCTAACCTCAGGATTTTGAAACGAGGTTTAAAAGTGCTTAATATTGTTACAAACACTCTGAATATTTCACATCTGATTTGAGATGCCTTTGAAAGTTAAATAAAGCTGACAGAGATAGGGACTGTGTAAAAGTTGTTTTTGAATATACATTAGAGGTCCTTCTTTTATTGAGCCAGTAGGCCAGGCCAGAGAACGCATTAGCCCTGTGTTTGAGACGCCAGCTGACAGCAGCAGAGATGATGGGTATGCCTCCCGCTAAAGTCAGAGATTCAGCAGGAGCTCAGCAACATATTTTCCTTCTATCATCAGAGGCTCAAATGTTCCTGAGGGACATTTGTCATTCACGCTGGGGAAACAATTTGCTGCTCTGCTTATACTGTAGTCTTTTAAGTACAGTAGCATATTCTAAAAATAGCCGGCACAGCTTCCTAAACAAATATTGTGGTACTGCTGTATTTCTCACAGTGCTGgtgtaaaatgttgttttttcatgTATCACTGTGCTTATTGTAGGCAGTGCATCAGATAAAcgatcacacacagacacatttccTGTTAAAAGCAATGCTGTGTAACTGTCAGGGACACTGGGGAAAACATACCACAAACAATAGAAGGTTATTCACACCGTGTGCAAGTGTTATCGTTTTATTTTGTCGACCTAATCTTAGCATGGCTTTTTCTAATCTGTGTATATCAAATGACAGTTTTAGAAAAGTGATTGTTTTACTTTTTGAGGTTTAATGTTCTCAGCTCCGTGTGAGTTGCATGCTGCTTTGTTGCGAGTTAGGGCTGGAATGATGTACAGCGAGAAAGAGGGGGATGGGGAAGCTGGAGGTTTTCCCTCTGTGTTGTTGCTATGGTGGAACCAAAATCCAGTGGAACCTGTTTGTGAGTGAAATGCAAACATCTCTCCCATAATTTACCCTTTACGTTAGAATCCCTGAGAAGCTATGATATAAAAACGAAagcatttcctgtttctttgttCAATTCAAATACTGTGACACTCAATGAACAACATGTTTCGCTTTCAGCAAAAAGATCTTTATTAAACACATCCACTGGTTGCCACCTCTGTGAGACTTATTCCAGGAACGTTACAGGATATTGTGCAACAGTTTTCTCTGAGAGCACTCAAAGCAACATTAAATCGTCACTGAACACAAACCTAAGAACCGAAATGATGTTTTCCAGGCAAGTGAAAATCTGGGCAGGCACACTTTTAAAGCACCATTTGTTTCCATTTGGAAAAGGATGTGTGATTCGAGTGTATCCAGTTTCACTCAGGCAGAAGTGTGGAAGCGAAGAAGGCTTGAGGAAGTGTTGTGTctaatggaaaagaaaaagaaaaccctcTACGAGATCTGCAGCATATTACACTGTTTACACACAGTTCAACCCTTAAAGTGTGTTTTATAAAGAGGTACTAATGCATTCACTGTACTGCTGTCTTTGTGATTATACTTTCCAGCATGCTGCCATACCAAAGGGGTGTTCAAAGCAACAATGCAAGACTGTGAACTGATTTTCTTTATACTCGATAACAGCAGTGAATGCCtgtaaatgtgttaaaccaTGCTCGAAACATCAGACATATTTAAAGCAGAATCTAATTTCAGTTTGTCCTCACAGATTGCTCTTTATTGTTCAGGAAAACATGAAACTTGACTGTTCTGGagttttgtctgtctttggtTGAAGCGCTGTGTAGGCAACCCTAGACAAACCATCTCAACCAATGCTTTTTAAGGCCTATTAACTGTTCAAGTACACGGAAATAATCAAAAATCACAGGTCGGCTGTGATCAGCTATGAAGGTTAATAATAAATTCTTAACACGTTCTTTAACTACACTGTGTTAAATAATGCAGTAGTACAATTTTCCACCTGACCAATAATTCATTCCAGAGGTCAAACCAAACACAGTCACAGACGATGACGATCTATACATATCACAAAAGGACTACACACATTACAAAGTGAAATATATATCTGATTTATAAATCATTCAATTTGCTGCCTTGTTTAAGATTTAGGTCCATAATTGAGTGCATTTAGTTGTGATTTCCACTGTATGTGATGCGTTGATGGGAGACAGGACTTGCGACTGATGGGAGCTAAAACCTCAGCACCAACTTAGCGATATGTCTCGGAGCAATGAAGTCAAGAAGGGAAAGAGGGGGCGTTGTgcgtcttttgtttttttaaaaatcagacaaCCTTGAACTACACTCTTGCACAGAAATGTCTTTAAGGCAAACGTGAATACTGATTTTCAAAAGGGGGAAAGTGGAAAAATGGATCCCTTTTTTTGTAAAGTTAGCAGCAGGATTTTCAGTTGAGGGACTGTTAAAGGTGGCAATTGGAGTGTTCTcagaaacatttacatttacttgTTTCGTCAGCACGCTGTTTGCGTCTTTTTCCACCCATCAAACATGTTGAATGCTTTTCCTTTCTCATAACACTTTTATAAAgccaattaaaaaatatttgaaatggtGCATTGTTTCAATCTGTGTTTTAGCCCTCGGTCTTTGTGACTGGCTTTGTGGGCATGCTGTCATGAATGTGAATCATGTTGCTGCCATGCTCTTGCACATGCAAGCACGTCCTTGTGCATGTGAATGTGAAGAACAAAAGCGGACCCACTTATAAAAGCACTGCTAGTGGCACCGCTAGTTAAATATTCAAAAGGTACATTTAGGTTTCTCTTTCCTGTAATAGCTTGCACCTTTTTAAGGTGAATTTATTCCACCTATAGACTTAATTTACAAACTCTTTAAAGAACCAGATGCCTCATTTTTCATGGTTTGATAAAAGAAGGCTAACGATTCTGTaggaaagacaaaaagacaCTGTTCAGAACACCAGAACAGCAGCATTCACTGTATTCATAACTTGAAGTTAAAGGTGTGCTTTGTGGTCTTCATATTTCATGTCAGTCTTCCAGAAAGTCATTATTTGGTCAACTTGCATGTGGATTCCAAGCCTCTGTTGAAGTAGAGCAAGGATCATGCATAACAAGAAAAACAGTCATGGTAAAAGAGGAGATGAAGACATTGAGAGAAGAGCTGGGGAAACATATTCAAGTACAATCCCTGACGCCCTTTCGGATGGTGCTGGAACCTTGAGTGTGACTGTGTCCTTCAGGGTTGTCAAAGCGCCAGGCTGTGAGCATTGGAGGCTGAAGCCTGTGCACGCTGCACCACTCCTGgacacttttctctcttcagCAGCTTGTGGTTTTGAAACAAGCCTTCATTTCGTGGAACACCATGAGTTCCATCTGGGAAAGTCAGTAGCCCTGGAGGGACAGACAGAGGACGCTATGACGCTATCACAGAGAGAGAATACTGACATCCTGATGGACAGACTTACCATAGCCTTCAACACGCCCGTCTTTGAATTCCCCTTCAAACTTCATGCCATCATATCGACTGAAGACACCCGTGCCATGAAATTTTCCGTGTGCAAATTCGCCTTCGTATCTGAAACGGTGAAAGCAGAGcatgagtttattttttaatcaagtACAAAATTTGTTCTCTTGTTGTTTCCACTCTTTTTGTTCACACACCTGGATCCATCTGTAAAAAGCAGTACACCAGAACCGTGGAAGAGTCCATTCTCAAACTGACCGGTGT
It encodes:
- the morn4 gene encoding MORN repeat-containing protein 4 isoform X1 is translated as MTTFAFFPKRVWHNCFDQAYEEDLNATNVSQPVFSYFYAPPLLHGGFHASETTNVVCRKTMTLTRGSFTYASGEEYHGEWKEGRRHGDGQLKFQDGTCYTGQFENGLFHGSGVLLFTDGSRYEGEFAHGKFHGTGVFSRYDGMKFEGEFKDGRVEGYGLLTFPDGTHGVPRNEGLFQNHKLLKREKCPGVVQRAQASASNAHSLAL
- the morn4 gene encoding MORN repeat-containing protein 4 isoform X2 — protein: MKTMTLTRGSFTYASGEEYHGEWKEGRRHGDGQLKFQDGTCYTGQFENGLFHGSGVLLFTDGSRYEGEFAHGKFHGTGVFSRYDGMKFEGEFKDGRVEGYGLLTFPDGTHGVPRNEGLFQNHKLLKREKCPGVVQRAQASASNAHSLAL